The genomic window TCCACTTCTGAAATGTTGGTctctgcagggaagatcacTATCATTGTAATTAGAGCTAGACTACAATGGACTGCTCATAGTAGCTATTCCAAAAAGTTCTTTGAAGGTGAAGATGAGTGGTAGGCATTCTCAGGAATAGAAAATTGCTttctcaagtgaaaaaaaatcaaccaaataaaacaaatcttaaaCATCTAGATGgctaaaaaaattttaaatcttgCCATCcctatttaaaatgaaatcactGTATTTCCAGTTTGAATATTGCTGATGGGCATTaaggaaatatataatttatgtTTTCCTAGAACACATAATATGTAATCATACTtgaaaatacatgtattttgtGAGCAAATGAAGAGAGACAAAAATAGAGAAGCTTCACCTCCCTTGCTCTATTTCATTTTTGCCCTTCAAAATTGACCattcttttttctgcaaattttgAAGGCCTAATTACTAAGAACTGTTTAGTTCTCTTATGTACATTAATACAAATAGGTATATTGATACAAAAAATACTTGAAGATGTTCTGATCGGTTGTTTTATTGTCTGGTTTTTAAATACTTGTCCAGTCTGTCTTTAACCTTCTAAAGATTAGAGCAGGCAGTTGACTGGAATTGAAAACCTGATACCAAAGCAGAGTCTGATCTTCACACCAAAGCCAGTACACATTGCTATATAGACAGGCTTTTATATAGATTTACTGCTCTCACAGGTATCCTGGAACTTCATGCAGAAATTTCTTCAGTCTGCTAAAACTATAAACATAAAACTACTGCTGCAAGAATCCTAGAAACTGagtaaaatgttttctctgtggAAGATTGAGATGCTCCTGCCAAGAGCAGGAGCAAGTTATGACAAAAAGATTATGACACTgattgcattttctttaaaattaacgTTGAAGATTTGGAAAAGAGGCCATAGAACTTCGCTCTGTGATTAATAGTAATTATTGGAGAACATGAGGAGATGGATAGGTAATAACTATGTAAGAGCAAATATATCTGTGCCAGTGGCCAGTCAGTCTCAGAGTTATTAAAGTGtgtcctgatgttcagagggaacctcCTGTGTTTGAGTTTGTGTCCATCACCTCTGGTCTgagaaaagagcctggctctgtcctctcTGCACACTCCCTCCAAGGATTTATACAAATCAATGAGGTTCCTCTGAGCCTTCTCCATCCCGAGCCATCCCAGCTCTCAAACTTTGATTGTAGGAGAGAGAATCTCCAGTTCCTCGGTCATTTTTGTGTCTCTCTCTTGTACTTTCCCCAGTTGCTGCACTCTGTGCAATTTGGCAAGTCAAAAGCATATAAAAAAGATCTGCTATAAATTTGCTCTTCAGATTTTGATGTGACAGTGGAACATAATAGTACAAATTGAAGgtaaatggaaatatttaagcAGATGTAAATGCAGTAACTTCATGCTGAAATCAGGAAATGAGCAACTAaactttctttcttctgtataATGGCCATGATTTAATCTCTGCACCTTTTTATATTACCGCATTTACTAGCAACTGCATGATACTGTAAGCCACAGaaactgtttttatttaatacgTTTGGTGggttatttctttaattttctggattctttatttcatagaagTAGTGTTTTCTTTGGCATTAGGTAGTCTAAAGACTTAGAATTAAGTTGATTTTTCAAGATGCCTAGGTTTTGTCAATCTAGGCATTATAACAAAGTAATATGGTATCACAAATCCTGTGGTGCCCATGTTCAATGTATGTAGAGGAAATACATAATTATTGTGGAAAATTCCTGAGTAATACAATTCCACTGATTGCACTAACTGATCTAGGAAGTTCTCTCCTGCCATTATGAAATTGCAGTAATGATATTGAACAATTGTATTTATGTACAATCTGATTAGAGGTTTTAATATACTCTGACAGATATTTATTTCACAATTTAAACTTATGACTGTATGGACCATTTCTTTGGATATTATAATCTTTAGGTTTTAACCAAATATCTTCTGGGGTAAATAGGCACATTAACTTATTTTTGTAAGTTAGTAAAGTACAGATTGTGGCTTCTTAAAAATTTGCTGTCATAGAAGTACTctgtgttttattcctttttctcatTGAATTTAGGAGGACTTTAAAGTAGATGAAATAGGCAGGCTGTCAAAATTCTTAAGTTGtttaaaagataatttaattttaaaatacataattaaGGTAGTTTCAACAGTTGTAGTTAAAGTTTGgatcctttaaaaatatttttcgcTTTCCACCTAAAGGTAGCAACATTTGTCAAAGCTAGAAACATCACTTAAGTCTTTACTAATACGGATATAAATTCAATTTGTTGAATGTTGACTAGAGGGATTATCtagtattaaaagaaaaatcactgaagaaaaaaagtcatcagAGTTGAAATCCTAGGTTTGATCTTGGAAATGACCACGGTGCCATGACATATGCAACAAAGCAGGATCATAATTTTGACAGCATTTGAACTTCTGGGGGTGTCTCAGTGCCCAGAAAGTTTCCTTAAGGGAAGTTCATGTATTTGTGACTCCCTCTAGTGGGTCACTCTCTCAACTCTATGCTAGGAAATGTTCTCCATATTAAATTCATGTGACATTAAACATTCAGATGTCTTTGTTTTCATGGTGAGGATCTGATTCCATTCTCATGGACAGTCTGAATGTGTCTGTGTGCATCTCCACTCATTATCGCATATTTTGCAATGTATCTTTTCTAAGACTTTGTTTCATACTGAGGTTGCTGTTGATCGTATCTATTTATATGTGCAATTGATCCATTAGCAGATgaaacattctctttttttcctgggccACAAGCCTCTTCTGTTTCCCAGATTTTCGTTTACATGACTATATTCTGGAAATGTCTGCAGTTTGccttaattattatttaattatatttcagGTACCACCAAGGTAAATCTTGTGAAGATCCCTTCAACTGCTTCCAGTCCTCGAGACACTGCTCTGGCAGCTGTTATCTGCAGTGCACTTGCAACAGTGCTCTTGGCTCTTCTCATCCTTTGCGTTATCTATTGCAAGAGGCAGTTCATGGAGAAGAAACCAAGCTGTGAGTTTCCAATTATTACTGTTTCTTTGTAATATTTATAGGGTGGTATTAGTTTGGCAGATCTCTCTGTaggtaaataaatgaaatgccTACATTATTCAAGCAAGTTTAGCATTGAGATGGTCAATGTAGCAGAGCCCAGGACTCCGTTCAAGCTTGCCAGCCCAGCATGGAAGTTCCAGCTGCTACTGAGAAAATGCTGTGTGAATGTCCAAAATACTCCAGTTGCATCAACTGCATGCCGTGCTCTGCTAGATGCTGCACAGATACATTTGGACCATTCATCATCCAAGATGGGACATTACAGAGTTGCAAAGTCAGTGTGGAAATACCACTTTGAAAGATCTGTTCATGAAATGCTGTTGTGAAACACAGATTAGGTCATCAAGATAATGAATGTGGCCAGTGTAGATGAGAGATTTGGCCTTTAACAGTTTTAGTTTCATGGGCATATTCAAGATTAATTAAATGCCTAAGACAGATTTGTAAATTTCTGTTAAATCCGTAACAGCTCATCAATATAATTTCTTtataataaacatttttctgcctcttaatttaaattaagaaagaaaaaagtgaaaagcacTCTAGTTCCCATTTATTGTTTTAtaaaacttttattaaaatatgtttatagCATCTAATGAACCCTGGATGCCAAACAAGAATAATGTCTAGGATGAATTAATGCTATTGTTGCTTTCAGcacaagcagaaataaaaaggtttAGAGAGGCATTGTAAGAATTTTTCCTAACCTAGAATTTGCTTTACAGCGTGAGTTTTGAGAAATTCTGACACAGTGAATTCAAATTTAATTCAGGGAAGTGTAGTAACTCGTTTGCCTTGGCCTACAATTATAGAGATTAAAGGAAGTCTGTAAAGCTCTTAAAGAGAATATAAACAAAATCCCAGTGGCTGAAAGCTGACTCTGGAAAATTTCAGATGGGAATCACTGAGAATCGTTAAACACTGCAAAAAGTGTAACAGTGAATAAGATATACTCTCAAATAATCCAAATGAGAGCAGATGTCTTCCTAGAAGAGGCTGTTCAAGGGTTTGTTTCAAAATCTGTGGTTTATGTTATAGGAAGCCACAGGGAGTGTGGATCTTTCAATTGGAAAATGTATGGACATACTTTATAGCATGACAGTTACACGTTCTGTGAAGATAGAGGCCTCTGAGCAGGAAAAAGGGTAACACTCACTAACACAGATTTTTATTCACTTTGTTCAAAGGGTCTTTGAGATCTCAAGACATTCACTACAATGGCTCTGAATTATCATGTTTTGATAGACCACGGCTAAATGAATATGACCACAGAACATGTTGCCAGTGCCAGAGAAGTACATCACAGACATGTGGTATGTTAGGTCTACCGAAAGGTGACTTTGTTTTATCTAACACTTGAGTTATGACAATTAGATTTAACTGCAGAGCTGATTCTGTCAAACTACCCTTTGTCCTAGGCTAATTTCTCAATAAGCAGATAGGATTTTTAAGTAgctgtttggggggttttgttttttcctgtattcATTTCAGTGACttcaattggaaaaaaaaattaaagcgtctatctcatttctttctgttaaaaatagCACTGCATCTGGCTTTGAGACTTAAATTAGTGTGAAGGCTTCCAGAGTACCAGAAAATATCTAAGAATATGATATGAATGCTAAAGGTCATTAACAACCTGGACAATTCAAAGACTTGGCATTTTGTGAAGTCGTATCAGAACAGATGCAGTTATGacattaagaaattaattacatAATTTAACGCAAAAGCACAGGCTTAAATATCATCCTGATAGCTTAACTTAGAATGCTTCCACTTACGTGcattcagctgagaagaaaatcaatttaaaaaatagatacTCATGACTGGCTTCTATATTACTTTTGTAGGAAGGACTTGGCTTTTataaataattcaattttaaaagaataaagaagCTGTTTTTACAGCAAGAAATCTCTTTCCTCAATCCATGTATTATAATGTAACTGGCAAACCAATACTcaagtttgaaaaagaaaagaggctAAGTTTATACAGAGCTTTGACAGTTTTAACactattaaattaattttcattcctTAGGACCAGTTCACTTGATTCCCTCACTGTGCTGTGATGAAACCTGTAGCATGGAGCACAGCAGTCACAGTTGTGCTTTCCACTCACAGACCACACTTAATGAAAGGTAACTTAGTTTTACAAATGTGTATTAaacatgaagtatttttttatgcAGTCAAAGTAATATTTATACAGAGACAACAGCTGCTTGAAGTGGAATGAGGGATTTTGATGAACTGTAGCCATATCATCCCATGTTGTGCAAGAACAGGTTTATGGTGAAAAACTTAAGTATTACTTAGTAGATGCTGACTTGATACATGGGCTCCTCTGAAGAAGTGGCTTCTCTGACTAGCAGATAATCTTCATTTTATTCTGTGGTACCTCAGAGGCTTTGGCCACCCCCTCTTCTGCTAATGGTTAGCAAGTTGCTGCATAAACCTGTGAATCTGGTGGGACTGAGGTACAGTTTACAAGTggcatgaagattttttttttaggaactCTTTAGGACTGCAAGGTTTGAAATATCtattatttctgaatttctagCAGATTTTAacctttattttctcctgatCAGCTAAGTGCAGTAGTAGAGTAGTTATTTTTACAGCAGGGCCATGAgctaaatatataaaatttatgGTGTCCTTCAGAGTTTCCTGGTTACAGATTTTAACACaggatgtatttatttcttttagctAGAATAATTTTCCATATAAGGTTTGAATTGGTCTTGAGCTGTTTTGTTCTTATGGCCACATGTAACTAAAAATGTAGAGGCAGCTTCTTCATAAGTATTGTTTGCGCAAGGTGACTTAGCGACCTAAGCACAAATATCTAAGTTTTCTCTAACAACTTGTTTAAATGCCGACAAGCTTGAGTCATCCTTGTATACCGCCGAGGCTGACAAATGGAGAGCTGTGTACTTTTTGAGGAATCTTTTGGTTaaggctttaaaaataactgtaatATCCATGCTATGTGGACATCAAAGATCCTGTGGTTCCTTCCAGTAGAAATGGAGTTTATGCCAGTTTCCTTTGCCAGAATAATGTATTTCCTTCAATTGTGGTGCAATGTCCTGACTTTTGGCCTCATCTCTGAAAATGCTTTGTGTGTATATCAAAGCTATTAAAGCATCATGTTTTGGAAATGAGTAAGGCTACTTAAAATCTGTTATACGCATGTTAATTGGGATGAGTTTTGTCACACTGCATGTCAGACTTTATATAGCCTTGGCATTTTTATAAATCTTTAGACagtttttggaaataaaatatactgttataactttctggttttgttaatAGTTATTTTGGTGTATATATAGTGAAAAACACTACTGGACTTTTAACAGAGTTTGGCACATGTCACTATTATCATGCACTTCAAATATACTTGAGGTAGATAATACTGAGTTTCCACTTCTactttcttccattttccataaaataaaaataatgcttgCCCTTCTTTAATACTATGTCCTTTCCATGTGAAAGAGAATAGGAGAAAAACTTGTCACATTTTGAGGGCTAGACAGCACAAACTGGAAAATCTAAAGTGAATGCATTTTCAGGTTTAAAGCAAACACACAGTTTCAAGCAGTCTTGTCTTGTTGCCTGTTCCATTCTCCCAGTCTGAAGCCACTTTACTTCTTTTACTTCTATTAGATATTTGTCTGTCTagggtttgggggaaaaaacaaacacaaacaaaaaactaccAAACCCCCCTAGTGCTGAAGATTCCAGAGTCTGCCCGACCATCTTTGTTGCTGCGCTTTGAGCCTGTTATATCTTGTCTTAATACTCCCCTCCCCATacactgagaaaaaacaaaatccttCTTCTTTGTGGCAGTGTTTGTGTCTGAATGCTACTATAGTATTTTTGTCATATTTCTGACCCTAAACAACACCAGCTGTTGGGGGTTGTTTATGGGCAGAAATCCTGGATTCAGTGGATTCACTGGAATCCTGGATTCACTGTCTGAAGTAGTGTTCACCAGAGCTTTTGTCATTTCCAGACAAAGAAcaaactgttttccttctcaatagatttttttttgtacaggATGTCTCTAGAGAATTAATGTAACCCTGTTAAACCTTCTTGAAATACCTATAATTACAAATGACAGTAATTACAATACTGATAATATTTTCTGGAATGCTTTGTAAACCATGTGCCTTTTATCCTTCTGCAGAGCTTCTGATTCTGTTGGAGAAATGATTCCTGCTTTCCTTGGTTCTCTTTCACATTCCACCTGTGGAGACATTCCAGATGCTTGGCCTCTTATGCAAAACTCAGCTTGTTGTGACAGCATTTCTGTCTGTGAATCATATTCAGAACTGGCTGGAGGATCTGCAAAGTCCTGCAGCCCTGAGACTGAAAATGCAGCCACTGTTGGATTGGATAATAACCAGGAACTAAGTGAAGTACTTCTTTCAGCTAAGTCTCTTGATGGAAATGTTGCAAAGTCCTTTGAAATCTCTGAACACAGAACATGCATAGAAGCTTCATCACTTCAGAACTCGGTGACTGCTGAAACCCAGCCAAAGACAAAGTGTAATGGAACAACAAATGACTCTACAGACTGATAAAGAGGTAAAAAACGTAACTACAAAGGAGTGAGAATGAGTGCTCCAGGCATGTAGAGCTAGATAAAAATAGAATTCTAAGAAGGTGTAGGGTTATATGTCTCCATAGGTTACACCTAGCTAttgctgaaataaattaaaactctGCAAGAGATCCAGcagtttcacatttttaaatcattaactGAATTTGAAAGGTGTAATTATGAAAACTGTGGTGTTGAAATAATATTAACCAGAATACAGGGGTAAGTCTGTACACCAGTCAGCTTTTATCaaggaattttttcattaaatttcaaGGGAAAAGTTCAGTTTAATAGCCTTATGACCAAACCATTATGTGAGGCTAGCCTTTGTTTATGAGGGAGAACTGAGGAGTTGGCTTTGCTTATTGCAAACAAAGCATTAAAGACATACAAGTGTTcatctaaaaatatttgcagagcCTTTCTGTGGAGTTACTGCAGTAGTAGTAGAAACAGAATAGAATCTCAAATGCCTTGTAATGCCATTTATATTCCCATGTCATCAGATAAAACATAAGTTTGTCcataaaatgcaatttaatcTATAAAAGGTCATAGAAAATGCAGGGCTGAGGTCAAAATGCAAAGAGGTGATAAACAATTGTCTCAACTATGTAACAGTGGAACTGTCACAAAAAGTCATTCTGCTACTGCTTCATCATTATATCTTTTTGAATATTAACTatgctctgtatttttaaaatggaattttctaCTCTTGGGAGTAACGTGGAGCCTCAAGTAACTAATCCGTGAAAGGATCCCAAATTATGGCCTGTGTGCTGATGACACGTGGTGGTGTTACTCCAGGCTTATGCAGgctgtggctggaaagctgACACAGTCTCCCGTGCATGAACTCAGAGGCAGGAACACAAGAAGTTGCCACTAATATACATCaaatttaattaagaaaattatgCTATCTGTAATTATGAAAATTTGGGGCcatctgcagaaataaaacttcattcCTTTGATCCTCTTCCATTTGGTTTGCATGCcacttttgttttattcctaAATATGAAGTAGACAGTAATTAGTATTTCGCAAAAAACACGCGCATTCTGAAAACATGTAAGTGCAACAGTTTCTTTGTAAATCCGGCCTTAATTGCTTAGGTGACATTGTCaagaggaggaaggggatgGGAACTGTTCAATCAAGAATTGTTTtgccattgacttcagtgggactTAGGCCCCTGAAtatctgctgctgtcactgacAATATCAGCCTTATCCAGGTGGCACGTATTTCTCTCAATGTGTTATTTAGAGCACAAAGTTCTGTCTGTAACGATGCTGGGCGCTCTCTGCCCATGTGTTGGATCACAGCTCTCATGGCTTCCTTCTTGTGTGTGCCCAGTACCATGCGGGGACTGTCGTATCCTGTAGCTGTGTGTGGGAAGGGACAGTGATGTGGCTATGGCTGCAGATCTCAACACTGCTAGTTCCCAGCTCTCTTGATGTTTTAAGGGAATGCATTTCCATAttaacaagatttaaaaaatcagaagtttGTGGGTGTTTTCCCACTAAATCATGCATCAACTTCAGAGGTATGCGATTAATATTATTTAAGTTTTCTTAGATCAAAAGAACCacagaatttcaaaatatgACTACAAAAATTAGCTTTTATTTCACTATACTTGTTGTGGTATATGAATTGTAAATTTTCTTGATTCCTATGTGTATGGAGACAGCTTTTCTAGCATCTCAAAATCCTGTATGCTTTGATAGTTTTCTGCTATCTTCTATTACTACTGAGATTTGtgtataattttgaataatCAACTTCTTTGGGAGGCTtaagtttttcttcatttttttcctcatatttttcctcatattttcttcatattttttccatcAATAGACCCCACTGATTCATTTTGTACCATTCTCCACATTCAGACTCTACAGTGCATCATTATGTGTGCACTTTTGGCAGAGAAATTTCAGTAGTGTTCACAGGACAGGACCAGGACTAGGCTTACCTGAGATGTATTCTCAGGATGAATACTGGCCAGCTGTACAACtccaagaaaattattttatctcaGTCTATACAATTTTTTCCCACTTGCCCTTCATCTTtcatgtctttttaaaatattttgagggaAGAATGGTCTTTGTACTGCCTATGGGTGTATTACAGTCTTGCATAGGTCaatgttttattatatttcaAAGACGATAATACCATAAAATCAGAATACagcatatttttatatgtgtaCACTCAAGTATAAGCTTTTTAATGTGGGTTTTAATATAGTTTCAATCTTCAGGTTTAAGTGAATTTTTACAGCAAGCAGTAAGTGTACTCTACTCTTTTAGTGTTCAGTCAAATATAGAAGTACATACAGGTTTCTTATTAATTTATGTAACCACgctcctgtcacttttttttagGGACTGAAGCTATTTCTCTCAGCACTAAAGCTGAATGCTTCCCTTACATTCCCTGCTGATTCTCATCAAACATAGTCTGGTCTTCCGTGTTGCATGGGTCCCAAACCAGCTGGAACAAAATAGCATCATTTCACACCTTCTGAGCAGTTGTGTCTGAGCTGTAGCAGCTGTGAAGTGAAACTTCAAGGAGCATCCTATGAGGACCCTGAAAGCGGATTTATGACCTTTTGCATCTCTTCTTCTGTTCCCTCACAGAATCTCAAAACATCTTACAGAGTGAGCTTAATAGTATATGtaaatacagcagaaaatacaaatgCTTCAGTGTGTTTAGGGAGGGTCTCTTAATATGGCTACAGGTGTCAGAAGATGTGGGACAACAGGGTGCCAGTTACTCTGGCAGATTTGTGCATGcattaggcttttttttttttctgctggttttaaatttaaataatattccTATTATTGAAGgatgtaaaaaaattatttctgtttatgcAAGGATCACCTGTTATTAAGCTGAAGCGTTTATTATGTATTACAATATAGTCAATAAGCTAGTTTGGGGAGTTAAATTAGCATGTTACAGTATGTATGGTTGAAGTCCCCTCCATCCAATTATTACATTTCTGGGAGGTGGCATTGTTCTGTTTAATGTAGCAGGAGATTAGCTTTAAATTAGGTTTAGTTGAACGAAGGTCAGACATATAGATAAGGACGTTGTGTTTAATTAGTAGTCTCAGTATTGGAATACAGCACTTCTTGTTATAGCATATAATTTTGGATGTTGAAATAATTGTAATCAACTGTCGAATCAAACTGTCAGACTATAGCAGGTGTGCCATGAAAGCATTTATACAGTGAGACTGTTGCCAAGATTTTTTATTAATGCATTACTTTTAAGGGTCAAGCTTCATGGTGACCTAATTAATTCATTTAGGAGTCCCTTTCATTCAAGACACTCTGTACTCACTGTAGTACTGTGTCAATTAAAATTTTCCacacaaaatataaaaagcaaTTTGCTTTATCACATTCcttaataccttttttttcagccattttCATCCCTAAAATAGTTTTTGCTTCTCTGGATAATCCCGGTAACCTCTACTGATTTGTTAGACTCAACAGGCTCACACTTGTCAGTGATGAACTCTAGCAATTATTCCTTAAAGTACCCAATGTGCCTTGACTAAAGCAAAGCAATCAGCAAAACAGATGCAAATTTGCAGTTAATATTACTCATCTTTCCACACATGGTTTGTGTGGCAATGGAAATGTTGAGACAGTATTCAGAATCCATTATGGAAAAAGACTTTTGTTTTGGAACACACAGAAGAAGGTTGGACATGCACAAGAAGAGCTAAAAACAGTACAGGCTGCCGTggcagggagatgctccagctcttccccaGTGAAATTATTCATTTGTGCAAGAGCCATGAATAACAGTTCCCAAATTCAAACCAAAGTGAACAAGTTACCCAAgtgatttttttgctgttgtttggtttggtgtttCAAGTAGCAGATTCCACCTTTTGGTCACTGATGGAATAATAAGCAATTATACAGTACAATTACTCAGATAAATACTTTcatgtatatatttaaatatgagtagttttgaataatttctttgtatACTTGCATACATTTAAGAAGTTACAGAACATTATTTTTCACTACATGTGCATGAAGAGATGTGTGCTTCTTTGTACATACTTtgtaaatagaaaaaatatccAATGTGCATTTCAGTATATGGCAAAGTATTTTTAGAACATATGGAAATTTAACTTTTCACTAGTAACAGTTCTTGAAAAAGCGATGTTCAAAAATTTTGCCAGCATCTGCCACAGTAAGTATGTTTTCCCATTGGAATTTAAACTTTGTATAATTGTTTTTGTTCAGCAACCCTAGAGAAAGATGCTCTTCTTTTTTACGGAGTGACAGCTTGA from Corvus hawaiiensis isolate bCorHaw1 chromosome 2, bCorHaw1.pri.cur, whole genome shotgun sequence includes these protein-coding regions:
- the TNFRSF19 gene encoding tumor necrosis factor receptor superfamily member 19; its protein translation is MDAKGLQGDDRLKVLVILLAYLLNKVICETGDCTEQEFKDQNGNCILCKQCGPGMELSKECGFGYGEDAQCMTCRPNRFKEDWGFQKCKPCLDCALVNRFQKANCSATSNALCGDCLPGFYRKTKLGGFQDMECVPCGDPPPPYEPHCTTKVNLVKIPSTASSPRDTALAAVICSALATVLLALLILCVIYCKRQFMEKKPSWSLRSQDIHYNGSELSCFDRPRLNEYDHRTCCQCQRSTSQTCGPVHLIPSLCCDETCSMEHSSHSCAFHSQTTLNERASDSVGEMIPAFLGSLSHSTCGDIPDAWPLMQNSACCDSISVCESYSELAGGSAKSCSPETENAATVGLDNNQELSEVLLSAKSLDGNVAKSFEISEHRTCIEASSLQNSVTAETQPKTKCNGTTNDSTD